The Papaver somniferum cultivar HN1 chromosome 3, ASM357369v1, whole genome shotgun sequence genome includes a region encoding these proteins:
- the LOC113360455 gene encoding uncharacterized protein LOC113360455, translated as MVIHNSTSSTKGNLWLFWNVSLSTPQVISMSIQIVTVSIREVLVSSVHAHVKKSQRKFLWSEMEIISQLQKPWVVLGDFNAIISLEEKFGGKSPNRISMMDFIHCLNECNLIQAPSTGQQYTWSNCQQGTKIILCVLDRVVFNPLWLQKYGDWGYKVGLRIVSDHAPLLCGCASIPRPKNVPWKFQKMWIDHPSFLSEVKKVWTENIIGDPTFIFMQKLKKLKKVLK; from the coding sequence ATGGTGATACATAATTCAACCTCATCTACAAAAGGTAATTTATGGTTATTCTGGAATGTTTCTTTATCTACTCCTCAAGTTATTTCAATGTCTATCCAAATAGTAACTGTCAGTATTCGTGAAGTATTAGTTTCTAGTGTTCATGCTCATGTTAAAAAGAGTCAAAGAAAGTTTCTATGGTCAGAGATGGAAATAATTAGTCAGCTACAAAAACCATGGGTTGTTTTAGGTGATTTTAATGCTATAATTTCACTTGAAGAGAAATTTGGTGGTAAATCTCCTAACAGAATTTCAATGATGGATTTTATTCATTGCCTTAATGAATGTAACTTAATTCAAGCTCCTAGTACAGGTCAGCAATACACTTGGTCCAATTGTCAACAAGGAACAAAAATAATCCTATGTGTTCTAGATAGAGTTGTTTTCAATCCTTTATGGTTACAGAAGTATGGTGATTGGGGATATAAGGTTGGATTGAGGATAGTTTCAGATCATGCTCCTTTATTATGTGGTTGTGCAAGCATACCCAGACCAAAGAATGTTCCCTGGAAATTTCAGAAAATGTGGATTGATCATCCATCATTCTTAAGTGAAGTGAAGAAAGTATGGACTGAGAATATTATTGGTGATCCAACTTTTATTTTCATGCAGAAGCTAAAAAAGCTAAAAAAAGTTCTTAAGTGA